In a genomic window of Meriones unguiculatus strain TT.TT164.6M chromosome 8, Bangor_MerUng_6.1, whole genome shotgun sequence:
- the Bbln gene encoding bublin coiled-coil protein encodes MSGPNGDLGMPVDAGAEGENDSFGEAEYAAINSMLDQINSCLDHLEEKNDHLHARLQELLESNRQTRLEFQQQLGEAPSDANP; translated from the exons ATGTCGGGCCCCAACGGGGACCTGGGCATGCCGGTGGATGCGGGCGCGGAAGGCGAGAATGACAGCTTCGGGGAAGCAG aGTATGCGGCCATCAACTCCATGTTGGATCAGATCAACTCTTGTCTGGACCACCTGGAGGAGAAGAATGACCACCTCCATGCCCGCCTCCAGGAGCTGCTGGAATCCAACCGGCAGACGCGCCTGGAATTCCAGCAACAGCTTGGGGAGGCCCCCAGTGATGCCAACCCCTAG
- the Lcn2 gene encoding neutrophil gelatinase-associated lipocalin → MALGVLCLGLSLLGALQSQAKNPPQNLIPAPSLDKVSLQPNFQHDKFQGKWYAVGLAGNAVQKDKQGRFTMYSTHYELQEDKSYNVTSILLRDQGCDYWKRNFVPSSKAGRFTLGNIHSYPGIQKYTVQVAETDYDQFAIVFFQKTAGNKEYFKVTLYGRTKELPSELKKRFASFATSLGLTNDRIVFSAPIERCIDG, encoded by the exons ATGGCCCTTGGTGTCCTGTGTCTGGGCCTTTCCCTGCTTGGGGCCCTGCAGAGCCAGGCCAAGAACCCACCTCAGAACTTGATCCCTGCCCCATCTCTGGACAAGGTCTCACTGCAGCCCAACTTCCAGCATGATAAG ttccaggggaaaTGGTATGCCGTGGGCCTGGCAGGCAACGCggtccagaaagacaaacaaggccGCTTCACAATGTACAGCACCCATTATGAGCTGCAAGAGGACAAGAGCTACAACGTCACCTCCATCCTGCTCAG GGACCAGGGCTGTGACTACTGGAAGAGAAATTTTGTTCCAAGCTCCAAAGCTGGCCGGTTCACCCTGGGAAACATTCACA GTTATCCTGGGATACAGAAGTACACCGTACAAGTGGCTGAAACTGACTATGACCAGTTTGCCATAGTATTCTTCCAGAAGACTGCTGGGAACAAGGAGTACTTCAAGGTTACCCTGTATG GGAGAACCAAGGAGCTGCCCTCTGAACTGAAGAAGCGTTTCGCCAGCTTTGCCACCTCTCTGGGCCTCACAAATGACCGCATCGTCTTCTCTGCCCCCATCG AACGATGCATCGATGGTTGA